DNA sequence from the Chitinophaga flava genome:
AAGGCTACCGGCACGTGGTCCTGGAAAGTTTTCAGCTGATAGGAAAGGATAATCTGCTCACCTTTCACCGTGGAGGTGAAATCAAACTGATAATATTCGTTTTTGAAATGTACCGGAGATTGATCCAGTGACCATTGAACGGGGGTATGAATGATGACCTGATAGTCCTGTTGATAAGGATAACGGATGGCCAGCGGTGTTTTCCTTTTTTCATCCGTCATATAGGGTAATATATCCGATGGAGACTGAGCGGCCAGAGAGAACAGGAGTTTGTTGGTACTGCTGTCCTTTTTCCAGAGATGATGGATCAGATAACTTTCCCGGATGCGGAGGATGTTACTGTCTGGGTCATCGTGCAGCAGGAGAGAGTCTTTGGTGGTTATTTCCCCATAAAATTTCTGGTAGAAGCGGAGAAAGGTTTTCTCTTTTTCCCAGATGCTGGCAGACGCCATCGCGGCCCTTTGTGCATCAGCGTCTTCTTTGAACCAGGATGTGGTGACCTGCAGAGAGCCATCTTGTCCTTCTGCTTCCGGGAGCGTGAATTTTTCCCGGATTACCAGCTGCCCGCTGTTTTTTTTGAGGATAGGCGTCAGCTGTGTAGTGGTATCGGTGATCACAAGGGCTTGCTGATAATCAGGTTCGCAGAAGCCCGCCAGCTGTCCGCGCTGATAGGAGATGGTGGCATCGAGCCAGTAGGTTTTGCCCCCAAGAGTAGCATATACGATGGCATGGTTAAAAGCGGTGGGTGAGGGCAACAGGCTGCTGACAGTCCCTTTCGTATCAGTATTAACATAAGCCATGCGGGCATTGATACCGTTGGCGTTGAGCAGGGTGCACAACAGCAGGGATTTGTCTTTACAATCACCGAAACGTTGCGCCAGTACTTTGTCGGGAGCGTTGGCACGATGGGAATATTCTCCCATTTCTATACCCATATAGCGGATATCGTCCTGCACAAACCGGAGCGCCTGCCGGAGGTAGGTTTCCGGGTTGCCGCCGGAAGATTGTTTCAGGGCCGTGATCTTGCGTTTGACTGCCTCTCCGGGAGAAGGGATGGTGTTGACACCTTGTGCCCATTGCGCTACTTCTTTCCAGTTGTTGTATTCACTGATCTGTATACGGACAAAAGGATTATACCAGGAAGGCTGGTTATTGGTATTGTCGGTCTCCTTTTGTTCAATCCTGTTCCATTCGTAAACGGTAAGCCCTTGCCAGCTGCGCTGCTGAGGCATGGCGGCGTTATTGAATGGTTTGAAGTACAGTTTTCTTTGCGGGTTGGTGATAATGTTATTGTAGTAATTGACAATAGGTTCCAGGGTTACCTGATAAAGCCGGACATCTATTTTATTGTCGAAGATAGGGTTGGTGCCGGTAACGGAGAAGCTGTATTCTATCTGGTCGCCTTTACGAACATCTTCGAGGATGAGGAAGGCGGTATAGGTGCCGCTGTAGATAAAGCGGGACAGATCCTGTTCCTGCTGCAGCACTTTAAAGGAGGCGGTTGGCAGACGGTTTATTTCCTGACCATTCCTTCTGATGATGATGCTGTGGAAGCTCAGTTTTTCGTATTGAGGGTTGTAGTTGACAGATATCTCTGAGCCGTTTTGTATGCCGGCTTCTGATACGATCTGCCGGATATAGTGATGGTAGGTAGTTTTCAGTTCTGCGTGTTGCTGTTCTTCTGCCAGCAGGAGGTAGTATCCATCGACGATGTTGTTGGCATTGGGTTTTTTATGCAGGTCGGGTTGCCAGGGTACCAGCCATGATGGCCTGGGACTGGTATTGATGTGGGTGTTTCGGGCTGTTGTTACTGCGGGCAGGAATGCCAGCAGTAACAACAGTAGTCTGCTCACGGTATAGGTCATCGGGTAGGGGTTTTTAGCTTGTGCGGTATTACTGCTGCTCCGCGGTGAGCAGGTATACCGCAAAGGAAGCCAGCCAGTGTTCGCCGGCATAGTCTCCGCTGGCGATCTGTGGAAAAGATGTCAGCAGGTGTTTGTTGGCGAGGGCCTGGATGGCCTGTTGGTTTTTGCCGCCATGGCGTGCGATGGCTTCAAGGCACCAGGTGCGGCTGAGATTGAGGCCGTCGAGGTGAACGAGTTTGCCATCAGTACGGTCTTTCACCTGGCCGGGCTGCAGAATGGTGATCGGATTTTTGAACAGGCCTGGTAAAAAAGCGTATAGCCATGGGCGATATTCTTTTTCAGGCATGATACGGCGCATCAGGTCAGCTTCTTCCAGGCTGGGAGACAGGAAATCGTAGCCACCTGGTTCCCATTCAATGGGAGCATTTTTATCTTTTGCATAGAAACGCATTGCTGCGTCATGGATGGCTGTCTGCAAGGCCTGGTCATGGGTTGTTTGAGCATAGTCCCAGGCGAGGCACAGGCCGAAAGCCAGGTTGGTATGTTCACCTACGCGGATGGGATACATCAGTTTACCCAGGAAGTCGATATAGGATGCTGCGAAATGGCTGGCGAGGGGCTGTACGTTGCGGCTCAGTTCTTTGCCCAGAGGGTCGTTCCAGGTAAGTAGCTCCCGTTGCAGCTGCAGCAGCCAGCTCCAGCCATAAATACGTTCGAAGCTTTTGTTTTCCTTGCTTTTAAACAGCTGTAGTTCTGTTTGAATATTGGCTGCAGAAAGATGTTGCGCCAGCCGGGAACGGATCTCGGCAGCCCTTTCCATGTCAGGGTACATTTTCAGGAGGCGTACCAGCATCCAGTGGCCATGTACACTGCTATGCCAGTCGAAGCAGCCGTAGAAAGCCGGATGATAGGAGGAAGGAGCGCCCAGCAGGGTGCTGTCCGCAAATACAATCCCTGTTTTGTAAGGATACTGCAGGTCGAGGCACTTCAGGGGAAGGGCTGCCAGCTGGTTTGCTGTATGGACCGTCATTTTAGGCAGCTGTTCGTGGCTCATTTTATTCGTTTGTGCGTTGATAGCAACCGGGAATAATAAAAAGATGGCAAGTCGGGTGATGGATCTCACGGAAAAACAGATTATCGGTTAAATAAAAGCTTCACATAAAACATGGGATTACCCAGTTTTTTCCGCAGGTCTACCTCGTGGAACATGCAAGACATCAGGTCTTTCAGCTGTTTATTGCGGGAGCCCATTTTCATAAGCAGATTAAACAACCACGGGTATTTAATCAGTTTCTGCAGTTTGGTGCTGACTTCCAGTTCCGGGCCGAGGATGCGGTATACATCGAGGTCGTAGGCATCGAGGAAACTATCGGAGAAGTCGTTGGCCGCAATGGCAGCTGCAGCCTGTCTGGCTGCAATCTGGCCGGAGTAGAGTGCATTGCCGATACCTTCGCCGGTAAAGGGATCTATCAGATAACCAGCATCACCGATCAGCATATAGCGCTCTCCATGCAGCTTTCTTTTTTTACTGCCCAGGGGAAGCCCGTATCCTTCGATATTGCCAATAAGTGTCGAATCTTTAAACCGCTCTTTCATCACCGGGTCGGTGGCGAGTGTATCGAGCATGAGTTTTTTCAGGTTCACTTTTTTGTTGCGGGTGACGCTGCTGAGGATACCCACTCCCACATTCGCTTCGCCATTGGGAAGCGGGAATACCCAGAAATAGCCGGGCAGCATGCTTTTCAGGAAGTGTAGTTCAATGAAACCATCAGGATTGAGGTTGGAAATACCTTTGTAGTAAGCCCGGATGCCGGCTACATAATGTTCCGGTTCCATTTTAATACCGGCAACATCTTTGGTAAAAGAAGAATGAGCGCCGTTGGCCACCAGCACCAGGTCTGCTTTTACCTGGAACTTACCTTCCTTATCGGAAAGATGATATCCATCTTCCTTCAGTTCATATTTATCGATGCTAACCCCTTCGAATAAGCGGATTTCTGGGCGGCGTTTTAATTCTTCTACCAGGAAGTTATCAAAGTCGATGCGTTTGCAGACGAAGCCGCGGGGATCATTTCTGTTGTTCTGGTAATCCAGTCTGTAGGGGATGTCCATTCCGATACGATTAGGGGCAACAAATGTCACACCCCAGCTATCCATTTTAAAGGCGGCCTGCTGGAGGCGCTGACCGATGCCTTTGTCTATACGTTCCAGGATAGTCAATACTTTTCCACTTAATCCATCTCCGCATACCTTGTCTCTCGGGAAAACCGCCTTATCCACCACAATACATGATATCCCCAGTTGTGCCAGTTGTAATGCGGCACAGGCGCCACCAGGTCCGGCACCTATAATACAAACTTTAGTTTCCATTTTTTGTTGATAGTATTACCTGATGGTAAGATACGTAATTGTTAGCGGTACGTATTTATATTATTAAAACATTGCATGTCAAAACCCTTGTGCTGACAGCAGGTAAACACTTATCTTTACGACCTTAAAAAACAAAAGTTATGTTTGATTTATTTGGCAAGTTGACGCAGATCCAGCAGAAAATGAAAGAAGGTAAAGAGCGTCTGGCAAAAGTTACGCTGGAAGCCGAAGCCGGCGATGGTGCGGTAAAAGTAGCAGTAGATGGCAACCGTCAGGTAAAAAGTATTGAAATAGCGGAGCGCCTTTTTGCTCCTGAGCATAAAGAAGAAATGGAAGATCTGCTGCTGACAGCGCTGAACAGAGCCCTGAAAGATGCAGAAAACTCCTGGGAAGCAGAAATGAAGAGCGCTGCCGGCGGTATGCTGGGTGGATTGCTGTAGTCCCATCAAGCATTGAACAGAAGATGCTGGTCATTGATAAGAGGCAAAGCAGGGAGGAATTAAACATATTTAGAATAAGTTTAATCTTTTCTGCTTTGTTTCTTCGTTTTTCTTCTCTTCTTTGTTCCCTGCATAAAAATTCCGGATTTCGTAAATCATTTTCCCGCCTCGCCCTTATATTTCCCGCGCAAGGTTGTTTTTTTGTGGTTGGATCAATCTAATATGAAAGTTTTTTTTCGCCGTATTCACTTATACCTGGGGCTGACGGCAGGCCTGGTTATTACCATCAGTTGCCTGACTGGTGCCTTGCTGGTATTTGAAAAAGAATTGACAGAAGCGTTTAATCATGACCGTTATTATGTACAGCCGGAGAAAGAAAGGCTTCCGCTGGACAAAATAGCTGAAATGGTGAAGCAGCAGGTACCAGGCGCAGGTGTCGCCCGTATACAGGTATATGCAGACCCTTCCCGCTCACTGGCTGTACAGCTCGAAGAAGGAAAGAAAGGCGAAAAGAAGGAAATGAAGGGAGAAGCTCCCCGTGCAGAAGGTAAAATGGGCGAAAAGCCCGCAGGCAAAAAAGGAGAAGCACCTAAAAAAGCAAAGGGCCGTACCGCCTTTGTGAACCCCTATACCGGTAAAGTCATTGAACTATATAGTTACCAGCAAACATTTTACTACCAGATATTTTCTTTACACCGCTGGCTACTGGCCGGAGATACCGGTAAGATGATCACCGGCGCGAGCACACTCATCTTTTTCTTTATTCTGATCACCGGCATTATATTATGGTGGCCCAAGACCCGCAAAATTTTACAGCAGCGCCTCAAAGTAAAGTGGGATGGCGGCTGGAAACGGTTGAACCATGATATGCACGTGGTGCTTGGGTTTTATGTCAGCATTTTCCTGTTTGTAACGGTGTTTACCGGACTTACCTGGTCTTACGAATGGTTCAGCAAGGGACTGTACGCCGTACTGGGCACCTCTCCCAAGGCTGCTGAGGCGCCAGTATCTGCGGCTGTTCCGGAAACAACCGGGAAGGTCTCCTATGAGGCAGCACTGGCACAGGTAAAACAACAGGTCCCTGATGCGCAGTATTATGCCGTAGCTATGCCCAAAGACAGCGCCGCAGCGGTACAGGTAACACTGCTGCCCGCCAGCGCCCTGCACGAAGGAGCTACCACCAGTTATTACCTCGACCAGTATAGCGGTCAGGTGCTGCAATCGCAGACTTTCAGTGAAAAGAATCTGGGTCAGAAAGTACGTAGTACGATCAAACCGCTGCATACAGGTGCTATCTTCGGACTGCCGTCTAAAATTTTTGCTTTGCTACTGGCTTTGCTGGGCGCCACTTTCCCCACTACCGGCACTATCCTGTGGATCAACAGGACCATGAAGAAAAAGAAAGCTACTAAAAACAAAAGGGAAGCGGTCACCCAACCTTGATGGCCGTGATACCCCTGATACCTGCGTAGTATCAGCGATTTTAAATAATGATTTTGTGTATGGGATGTCATTTTGATATCCCATTTTTTTTATCCTACCGCTTTCCATTCATCCTGCACTTTTGGAAATAACCATGCAAAAACGGAAGACCTGCGCTCGCTGCGGGGAATACTGTAATTGTTAAAATGCTTTGACAGTACAGCATTTTAACGTTTTTATGCTTGTTGTGGAACAGCATTTGGCATTACCTGTATGTAACAAGGAAAAGCCATGATAAACCAATATGAAGTGCCGGCTTATATAGAAGATCATATACCGGCACTTAAAAAAGCCCTGCATCAGTTTCCGGCTATTTTTCACGTGTACGACACCGTGGGGTGCTTCAGTGAATATACTGGCAGGCAGTTGCGGGAACAGAATTATGCAATAGCCGGCAAGTGCCTTCAGGTGGCCGGGAGGTTATATGAAAAAGGGAATGAAGTGGTAAAAGGGGCAATCACCCGGGTGTTTGTGCCAGCGTTAAGCCAGATTCCGCTGGGAGATGCCTTAAGCCGGATCAGGATATACTCACTGATACCGGATGCGATTTATGGTCTTTATATACAACAACAACTCAGTAGTCATGGAAACAGATGAAGAGATAATTGTTAGGGTCGCGTCTCCGGAAGACGTAGATTTTGCCCTGCCTATTGTGGCAGAAATGGAATCATCCGCCAGGGCCAGGGGCACAGGTATCTCCAAAAGAGATCCTATGGACATTAAAAAGAAGATTCTGCAGGGGAATGCGGTGATCGCATTTACGAAGAGTGGTATCTGGGCGGGGTTCTCTTATATACAAGCCTGGGAGGGTGGCCGCTTTGTATCCAACAGTGGTTTGATCGTAGTGCCGGAATTCAGGGGCCTGAAGGTAGCGGCGGCCATCAAAAAAAAGATATTTGAATTAAGTCGTTCATTATATCCATCTGCAAAAATTTTCAGTATCACTACCGGTTTGCCGGTGATGAAGTTAAATAGCCGGCTGGGATTTGAGCCGGTTACCTATACCGAAATTACGACTGACTCCAGTTTCTGGGCAGGTTGTAAGAGCTGCATTAACTATCCGATCCTGGCAGGACATCATTTTGCGAATTGCCTCTGCACCGCGATGTTGTTTACTCCGCCGGAATTGAAAGACCCTGTTCTGTTAAGTACAGCCGATTGATATGAACCGGTGATGCTTCTGCATTGCCGGTTCTCTGTTTTATAATATCTCGCACTTAAGGAAAGAGTAGGAGTGAGGCGCAATGGTTATTTTCACCCTTGCAGATATAGGCACCTGCTCATAAACCCCGGAGGGGACCCCTATCTTTCGGATAGAATAGTCACTGGTATGTAACAGAAGATAATGTTCATGTATCTCCGGATTGGAGTACCTGGCCTTGTCCAGCACCAGGACTTCAGAAGTTACTTTCCGGCGCATAGACAGATCCTTCCTGAGTTTGGCGATACTACCGATCCAGGAGGGGATGAACACGATAACATAGAAGACTGTAGCTGCCAGTATCACTGTGCCTGGACCGATGTGACCGTTCCGGGCTACAATCCCCAGGTATGCACCCCCAAGACAGAATGCAGTGAGGAAAAACACTTTCAACAGGCGCCGGTATTTCACGTTCAGATTGTTTTTCAGTATCAACACATCTTCATCGGTCATCTGGACATAGACAGGTGTGTTATCCATGATTTTCTAAGGTTAGGGGTTTGAAGGTTTCCTGCATGGAATGATATTTTTGTTCGCCGGTTACTACGTGGTGATAGTAGGCAGCTGTATATAGCAGGTATTTATTGTTTTCGTTGATATGTCCCTGGGTGATCATTTGTTCCCAGTCCATTAGGCTATCGATCTGCTGGCGGTATACTTGTAACAGTTCCTGAAAAAGTGCCAGTTGGATATTCTGTGGTAACAGTTCGGGTAGTATGTTATAGTCGAAGGCTCTGGAGAAATAGTATCGGGTGGCTTCTTCCTCTTTGGGCAGGATAGTATACAATGCCCAGGAGTACAATCCGTTGAAGAAGGCCGCAAAAGCCAGTATCAGCAAAGGGATAGGGAGTTCCCGGGCAAACAGCAGGCCGACGATCCCCATAGCCAGGAAGGTGGTGCGGGAGTATCCATGCCATATGCTTTTGCCGTTGAGGGGAAGTGCAATGCCCTCATTGGCGCTGATTTTATAGTAGGAAGAAACCGGAAATAACGGAAGGCCAATGATGAAAAATTTTGTTCTGATACCCTGGTTTTTATATTGATGTATGCTACCAGTGAATATGGTACCGATCATAATGGCCATAGCAGAAAGAATTTCCAGCAATATATAGACATTATTTTTTTGTGTAATACAACATTCATGGTATTACGGTGTCACATCGATGATCAGTAGTTTATTGATTTTGGTAGGGGAGTTGCGGAGGGTGCCGTTGAACTTCAGGTAATAGGTGCTGATGACCGCCCGGGGGATTGTTTCCAGGTTGGTTACTGCGTGATAGAGTTCTTTACCGTAGTGTTTTTTTACATGTTGTTGGAGGTCTTCAATGCTGGCATCAGGGAACAGGGCTGTTTGTGCGGAAGTATATTTCCGGCAGATAAAGAAGTTGCTGGCTTCGGGGCGAAGTTGTTCCCAGTTGCTCTGGAAGTGTTTCCAGTTTTTGATCAGTTGTTGTCCTATGCGGATGCTGGTTTCATAGCGTTGCCATACTTTCATTTTTTCGGCTTCTCCCGTGGTGATGGCGAGCATTTGTCCTTCGATGGAATGTTTAGGTGCCAGGGAGAGGAAAATGGTATCGGGGTGCCGTTCAAAATCATTGCGGCGTTGGTCTGGCGTGATCCAGTCCAGGGAAAAATAACAATCACCGAAACGCACATACGTAGTGCTGTCGCGGCTTACAACAGATACTTCATTGGACGCGATTTTTTCAGCAGCCTGGGCCGGGAGGGCTATCAGCTGCATGGTATCAATCTGAACAGGTTTTTCCTTGACTGGTGTAATTGGTTGTTGGCAGGCCATCATCAGAATGATGAATGATGGCCCTACGATATTAAATAGTGTTTTCATGGTATCTGGGATCGTGTAAAACGAACATTGGCGTTGTTACCTGTTCCCTTTCCCTGTCAGTTTATTCTTCCGCGTTGGCGGTGTTGGCAGTACTTATCTGGTTGTCTTTGTCGGTCAGGGCTCTCCACAACATATCTTTCAGCTCACTGAGTCCTTGTTGTACTACAGAGGAGATAAATACATGCGGCACATCTTTCGGCAGTTCTGCGGAGATGGCTGCTTTCAGTTCATCATCCAGCATATCGCTTTTACTGATGGCCAGCAAAAACTGTTTATCCAGGAGTTCGGGATTGTATTGTTCCAGTTCGTTGACCAGCACTTCAAACTCTTTGCGGTGATCGGCGCTGTCGGCAGGAACGAGGAATAATAATACGGCGTTTCTTTCAATATGTCGTAAAAATCGATGTCCGAGACCTTTTCCTTCGTGGGCACCTTCGATGATACCGGGGAGGTCTGCGATGCAGAATGATTTGTTGTCGCGGTATTCCACCATACCCAGTTGGGGGGTGAGGGTGGTAAAGGCATAGTCGGCCACTTTAGGTTTGGCAGCGGTGATAGTGGAGAGCAGGGTAGATTTACCAGCATTGGGAAACCCTACCAGTCCTACATCGGCCAGTACTTTGAGTTCCACTACTTTCCAGCCTTCCTGGCCAGGCATACCTGGTTGGGAGTATTCCGGTGTTTGGTTGGTAGCAGATTTAAAGTAAGCGTTGCCGCGGCCGCCCTGGCCTCCGGGTAACCAGATCACTTCCTGTCCGTCGTGCAGGATTTCGGCTTCTATCTCACCGGTTTCTTCATCTTTGGCAGTAGTGCCCAGCGGTACTTCAATGATAATATCCTTTCCGAAGCGGCCGGTGCAGTTGTCGCCACTACCGTTTTCCCCATCTTCTGCCAGCAGGTTTTTATGCCAGCGCAGGTGCAGCAGGGTCCACAGTTGTGAGTTCCCTCTCAGTATAACGTGCCCGCCTCTGCCGCCGTCGCCGCCGTCAGGACCGGCCTGAGCATTAAACTTGGTACGCATGAAGTGCATACTGCCGGCGCCGCCTTTACCAGACTTACAAAATACACGGATATAGTCTACGAAATTCGCTTTTTCCACTAATCAGATTTTAAAGAAGCAGCTGGGCTGCCCACAAAAACAAAACGCAAAGATCGTTAAGTTTAGGCTAATTAGTACACTTCCGTGTACGATAAACCCACAACTTACAATCTTTGCGTTGTTTAAGAAATAATGTTATAATATTTCTTAGTGCGGAGAAGGCAGGTTATACTTTCTCCGCTACCAGCTCATTAATTTCCTTGCACAGCAGATCAAACACCTCAGCTTCAGTGCCGTCTCCCTTTATTTTCCTGAACTTGCCGAATTTAGCGTAGTGGTCGGCTACAGGGGCTGTTTTATTATGATATTCCACAATGCGGGCTTTTACCACATCTTCTGAGGAATCGTCGCTACGACCGGAGGTCAGCCCACGGTTCAGCAGACGCTTGATCAATTCATCTTCCGGAACTTCCAAAGACAGCACCACAGATATGGCCGTTTTCTTCAGTGCCAGCAGTTTGTCCAGCGCTTCAGCCTGAGCTGTAGTACGCGGAAAACCATCAAAGATGAAACCCCGCGCTTCTGGATTGGCATCCAACTTGGAGCTGATCATACCAATTACCACCTCGTCTGGTACCAGTAAACCCTGGTCCATAAATTTGGTGGCTTCAAGGCCTAAAGGGGTTTTATTGCTAATCTCTGTACGCAGCAAATCGCCTGTAGACAGGTGTATAAGTCCGTACTTATCTATTATCTTAGTACTTTGTGTACCCTTGCCGCTACCGGGAGGGCCAAATAAAATGAGATTGACCATGTTTAATTAAAATCTACTTTACTCGCAAGGTTGCAAATATAACAAACAATTGAATGTATTGGCAATTAAAATTGCGATTGGTTAAATAATGTAAAAGAATTGGACAAAATAGTAAAGATATTTTAATATTTATGGTAAAACCATAAAATATCTTTAAAAAGATATTCTAATTTAACGAATATCTTGCGATTTGACAAAATCATATAGAAATAATTAATAATTATTTGATAGTCAGGCCTTGCTAATGAATTCTTGCCTGATTATTTGTAAGTTTATGACATGAGGAAACAATTATTGGTAGCAGGACTTACGGGCTTGCTTATGACTGGGAGCGCTATACCTATGCCACCAGGCGTTATGAACAGAAAAAAACACAAAAGAGTCAACACTACTTCCACCCAGCCACAAGATAAGGCTTCTCAATGGGTTGACAGCGTATTTCAATCCCTGACACCAGAGGAACGTATTGCCCAACTTATCGTGATCAGAGCCCACTCCAACCTGGGACAGGATCATATCAATGCTGTAGTTAAAGACATCAAAGACAACAAAGTAGGTGGATTGATCTTCTTTCAGGGTGGCCCCGTAAGAGAAGCCAACCTTACCAATTATTACCAATCTATCTCCAAAGTGCCCCTCCTCATCTCTGTAGACGGGGAATGGGGACTCGGCATGCGCCTGGACAGCGTGATCTCTCTGCCTCGCAATATGATGATCGGCGCCACCAGAGATACCGCCCTGGCTTATGAAGCAGGCCGTGTAATGGGTGAACAATGCAAACGCATCGGTATCCATCTCGATTTCGCCCCCGATATGGATATTAATAATAACCCCAACAATCCGGTTATCAACGACCGCTCCTTTGGGGAAAACAAATACCAGGTAGCCCGTCTCGGCGTTGCTTCCGTCCGTGGTATGCAATCCACCGGCGTAATGGCCTGTGCCAAACACTTCCCTGGCCACGGCGATACCAACGTAGACTCTCACTTCGACCTGCCATCCATCAACAAGAGCCGTCAGGCCCTCGACTCCCTGGAATTGTATCCTTTCCGGGAAGCGATCGCAGCAGGCGTAGGCTCCATCATGGTAGGCCATCTCTTTATCCCGGCCATCGACAATAAACCGAATACACCCACTTCCATCTCTTATAAAGCAGTAACCCAACTGCTGAAAAACGAACTGGGCTATAAAGGCCTGGTAGTTACCGATGCCCTCGAAATGAAAGGCATTGCAAAATTCTATTCCAAAGGACAGGAATCCTTACAGTCGCTGCTGGCAGGCAACGACCTGATGATACTGCCTTCTACCGCAGCCGGTAGCGTATCGGCTATTATGAAGGGTATCAGAAGAGGCCAGATCAGTCAGCAGGAAGTAGATGCCCGCGTGAAAAAAGTGTTGCGCGCCAAATACGACCTCGGCCTCTGGAAATCGCAACAGATCGACGTCAACAATCTGACAAACGATCTCAATGCCATGACCGACACTCTTACCCGTCGCATCGCAGAAAAAGCCATCACGCTGGTAAAGAATGATAAACAGCTCATTCCTTTCTCTCCAGCCATGACCCAGCAAAAGCTGGCTGTGATCGCAGTTGGTGCCGATGGTCACAATGCCTTCCTGGATGCCGTAAAAGCTTATAAACCAGGCACAGACGCATTTATCTTTACCTCCCGTCAAAGTGTGGAACAGATCGCGCCTATTGTGTCCAGGATTCAGCGCGATTATAAAGCAGTGATTATCAGTGTACATGGCTTCAGCCGCCGTCCGGCTAACAACTTCGGGCTGTCTCTCGCACAGCGCCTGATTGTAAAACATTTACAACAGGAGATGCCTTCTGCTACCGTTATATTCGGTAACCCGTACGCTATTCAGCACTGGTGCGATGCGCCTGCTATCGTAGCTGCCTATGAAGATGACAGCATCACCCAGAAAGTAGCTGCCGATCTGCTGTTTGGTAAACTGGGCCCTCAGGGTAAACTGCCGGTGACGGTATGCCCCGGTATGCCGGAAGGAACTGGTATCACTTATGAAGTAAACAGGTATACCCAGCTGCCTACTGATGCTCCTGCTGCAGTAGGTGTTAATGAAGCTCACCTGGCTGGCATTGATGCCCTCGCTAATGACATGATCACCCGCAATGCGGCCCCGGGCTGCGAAGTGCTGGCCATGAAAGACGGTAAAATTATCTACAACCGTACCTTCGGTCATTATGAATACAATCGCCAGGAACCGGTAGCACCCGGATCTATTTATGATCTGGCTTCTGTGACCAAGGTATGTGCTACCACTATCTCCATCATGCGCCTGTATGATGAAGGAAAAGTAAGCCTGGAGGGCACACTGGGCGACTACCTGCCCTTTGTAAAAGGTACCGATAAAGCCGGATTAAAAGTCCGTGATGTGTTGTTGCACCAGGCCGGACTGGTACCGTTTATTCCGTTCTACAAAGAAACCTTATATCCTGACGGCCGTCCGGATACAGCGG
Encoded proteins:
- a CDS encoding glycoside hydrolase family 3 N-terminal domain-containing protein codes for the protein MNRKKHKRVNTTSTQPQDKASQWVDSVFQSLTPEERIAQLIVIRAHSNLGQDHINAVVKDIKDNKVGGLIFFQGGPVREANLTNYYQSISKVPLLISVDGEWGLGMRLDSVISLPRNMMIGATRDTALAYEAGRVMGEQCKRIGIHLDFAPDMDINNNPNNPVINDRSFGENKYQVARLGVASVRGMQSTGVMACAKHFPGHGDTNVDSHFDLPSINKSRQALDSLELYPFREAIAAGVGSIMVGHLFIPAIDNKPNTPTSISYKAVTQLLKNELGYKGLVVTDALEMKGIAKFYSKGQESLQSLLAGNDLMILPSTAAGSVSAIMKGIRRGQISQQEVDARVKKVLRAKYDLGLWKSQQIDVNNLTNDLNAMTDTLTRRIAEKAITLVKNDKQLIPFSPAMTQQKLAVIAVGADGHNAFLDAVKAYKPGTDAFIFTSRQSVEQIAPIVSRIQRDYKAVIISVHGFSRRPANNFGLSLAQRLIVKHLQQEMPSATVIFGNPYAIQHWCDAPAIVAAYEDDSITQKVAADLLFGKLGPQGKLPVTVCPGMPEGTGITYEVNRYTQLPTDAPAAVGVNEAHLAGIDALANDMITRNAAPGCEVLAMKDGKIIYNRTFGHYEYNRQEPVAPGSIYDLASVTKVCATTISIMRLYDEGKVSLEGTLGDYLPFVKGTDKAGLKVRDVLLHQAGLVPFIPFYKETLYPDGRPDTAVYHSTSDELHSVRVADNMYMDHNYVDTIWKKILDSKVTPHPGYVYSDLDFLFLGKIVEAVSGKKLNQYVMETFYKPLGLSSTGFLPRERFPLSRLVPTEHERSFRMQLLRGDVHDPGAAMLGGVAGHAGLFSNAHDLGVIMQMLLNNGSFNGVQYIKPETVRLFTAYNSSISRRGLGFDKPEKDNNTRRESYPSKLTSGATFGHTGFTGTCVWADPTSKMVFIFLSNRVYPDGGSNTKLSTLNTRGKMMDVVYEAMQL
- a CDS encoding adenylate kinase translates to MVNLILFGPPGSGKGTQSTKIIDKYGLIHLSTGDLLRTEISNKTPLGLEATKFMDQGLLVPDEVVIGMISSKLDANPEARGFIFDGFPRTTAQAEALDKLLALKKTAISVVLSLEVPEDELIKRLLNRGLTSGRSDDSSEDVVKARIVEYHNKTAPVADHYAKFGKFRKIKGDGTEAEVFDLLCKEINELVAEKV
- a CDS encoding N-acetyltransferase; the protein is METDEEIIVRVASPEDVDFALPIVAEMESSARARGTGISKRDPMDIKKKILQGNAVIAFTKSGIWAGFSYIQAWEGGRFVSNSGLIVVPEFRGLKVAAAIKKKIFELSRSLYPSAKIFSITTGLPVMKLNSRLGFEPVTYTEITTDSSFWAGCKSCINYPILAGHHFANCLCTAMLFTPPELKDPVLLSTAD
- the obgE gene encoding GTPase ObgE; this translates as MEKANFVDYIRVFCKSGKGGAGSMHFMRTKFNAQAGPDGGDGGRGGHVILRGNSQLWTLLHLRWHKNLLAEDGENGSGDNCTGRFGKDIIIEVPLGTTAKDEETGEIEAEILHDGQEVIWLPGGQGGRGNAYFKSATNQTPEYSQPGMPGQEGWKVVELKVLADVGLVGFPNAGKSTLLSTITAAKPKVADYAFTTLTPQLGMVEYRDNKSFCIADLPGIIEGAHEGKGLGHRFLRHIERNAVLLFLVPADSADHRKEFEVLVNELEQYNPELLDKQFLLAISKSDMLDDELKAAISAELPKDVPHVFISSVVQQGLSELKDMLWRALTDKDNQISTANTANAEE